The following are from one region of the Desulfovibrio sp. Fe33 genome:
- a CDS encoding HD-GYP domain-containing protein, producing the protein MIVLKKYIRPGVLRNLLRKAARLSGGRCSLAMSFDGAVLIVEGPASADGFGAGEPGVLSVPIRFDETHSGRLFLRSEDPDDGTGRADLLDLVAYSIQELVDMERARRSIAEEALAKYRELALLHRSVPNINTSLHMRDVVNALIDECRLENYPGELGMIFLLEPSRKMFRLAVQFGFPFGTYLQPMVDSALFQEVVASGRAEIVNDLEKESRWDGELPGLGSMILIPVNSPNRCEGALILASRNTGVFEAAHRRSLSTLASVAGISVSNAFNFEGIQKLMNAILQALAEAIDSRDPYTAGHSERVAHLAVAFAHSLNEAGGYRGEAFSDDELREIYYAGILHDVGKIGIKEDVLTKRTRLSERRMDVVRARFQLLGQFDEFDWGRAYNCLCDVNKAMVPDAADLDFVRELGARVMRRNGTDLRYLYDDELENLLLTYGNLTRDERREIQRHPAESERILQHIPMQDGYGNLLTIIRQHHERLDGSGYPDGLGKEEILLQSRLMAIVDIYDAVTQERHYKPAYTRSEAMKILRKEVDEGKLDADLTNFFLTNIESIEMLSDQVKVTRATHLSSLGNLSSL; encoded by the coding sequence ATGATAGTTCTCAAAAAATACATACGTCCCGGCGTATTGCGGAATCTTCTGCGTAAGGCGGCCAGGCTGAGCGGCGGGCGGTGTTCCCTGGCCATGAGTTTCGATGGTGCAGTGCTCATCGTGGAAGGCCCGGCCTCGGCCGATGGGTTCGGCGCGGGCGAACCGGGGGTCCTCAGCGTTCCGATCCGCTTCGACGAGACGCATTCGGGCCGGTTGTTCCTGCGCTCCGAAGATCCCGACGACGGAACCGGGCGGGCCGACCTGCTTGATCTCGTCGCCTATTCCATCCAGGAACTCGTGGATATGGAGCGCGCGCGGCGTTCCATCGCCGAGGAGGCGCTGGCCAAGTACCGCGAGCTGGCCCTGCTGCACCGCTCGGTGCCGAATATCAATACTTCCCTGCACATGCGGGACGTGGTCAACGCGCTCATAGACGAGTGTCGGCTGGAGAACTATCCAGGCGAGCTGGGCATGATCTTCCTGCTGGAGCCAAGCCGCAAGATGTTCCGTCTGGCCGTGCAATTCGGTTTTCCCTTCGGCACCTATCTTCAGCCCATGGTGGACAGCGCCCTGTTCCAGGAGGTTGTCGCCTCGGGGCGGGCCGAGATCGTCAATGATTTGGAAAAGGAGTCGCGTTGGGACGGCGAACTCCCGGGGCTCGGGTCCATGATCCTTATTCCCGTCAATTCGCCCAATCGATGCGAGGGCGCGCTCATCCTCGCGTCCAGAAACACGGGGGTGTTCGAGGCCGCTCATCGGCGAAGCCTGTCCACCCTTGCCTCGGTGGCGGGCATTTCGGTTTCGAACGCCTTCAACTTCGAGGGCATCCAGAAGCTCATGAACGCCATCCTCCAGGCTTTGGCCGAGGCTATCGATTCGCGGGACCCTTACACCGCCGGACATTCCGAGCGGGTGGCCCATCTGGCCGTGGCCTTCGCCCACTCACTGAACGAAGCTGGCGGATATCGGGGCGAGGCGTTCAGCGACGACGAACTGCGCGAGATTTATTACGCGGGCATTCTGCACGACGTGGGCAAGATCGGCATCAAGGAGGATGTCCTGACCAAGCGCACCAGGCTGTCCGAGCGGCGCATGGACGTCGTCCGGGCCCGCTTTCAGCTTTTGGGCCAGTTCGACGAGTTCGATTGGGGAAGGGCCTATAATTGCCTTTGCGACGTGAACAAGGCCATGGTCCCGGACGCGGCCGATCTGGATTTCGTCCGCGAGCTGGGAGCCAGGGTCATGCGCCGCAACGGGACCGATCTGCGTTATCTGTATGATGACGAATTGGAAAACCTGCTGCTCACCTACGGCAACTTGACCAGGGACGAACGCAGGGAGATTCAGCGTCATCCGGCCGAGAGCGAGCGCATTTTGCAGCATATCCCCATGCAGGACGGCTACGGCAATCTCCTGACCATTATCCGCCAGCACCATGAGCGGCTGGACGGTTCGGGCTATCCTGACGGTCTGGGAAAAGAGGAAATCCTGCTCCAGAGCCGCCTTATGGCCATCGTGGATATTTACGACGCGGTCACCCAGGAGCGGCATTACAAGCCCGCATACACCCGCAGCGAAGCCATGAAGATTCTTCGCAAGGAAGTGGATGAAGGCAAGCTCGACGCCGATCTGACCAATTTTTTCCTCACGAATATCGAAAGCATCGAGATGCTTTCCGATCAGGTCAAGGTGACCAGGGCCACCCACCTGTCGTCCCTCGGCAATCTGTCCAGCCTCTAG
- the purB gene encoding adenylosuccinate lyase, with protein MLERYSRPEMRALWTLENKFRVWLEVELAVVRAWTEMGRVPQAACDEIHEKADFDVDRILEIEQTTKHDVIAFLSAVEEKVGPSSRYIHLGCTSSDIVDTANGLLLTRAGVIISEGIDRILEVLKGLAYKHKGLICMGRTHGIHAEPTTYGLKFTGFYAEFARHKVRFEAARENIRVGKLSGAVGTFAHSGPELEERTCAALGLAPDPHSTQIVQRDRYAQFFTSLAMLAGGIERLGLELRHLQRTEVSEVEEGFTKGQKGSSAMPHKKNPISAENLCGLARLIRSNSLAAMENQALWHERDISHSSVERVIMPDTTALIDYMLHRMAGVLERLVVKEDVIERNLLSSFGLFYSQRVLNKLIDTGLKRQEAYEMVQRVAMRCWENRVQFEDEVRNDPEVKKHLGSNELDEAFDPSYYKRYEDVVFHRVFEG; from the coding sequence ATGCTTGAACGGTATTCCCGTCCGGAGATGCGGGCGTTGTGGACCCTGGAAAACAAGTTCCGGGTCTGGCTTGAGGTGGAGTTGGCGGTGGTCAGGGCCTGGACCGAAATGGGAAGGGTCCCGCAGGCCGCCTGCGACGAGATTCACGAGAAGGCGGATTTCGACGTCGACCGTATCCTGGAGATCGAACAGACCACCAAGCACGACGTCATCGCATTCCTGTCCGCCGTCGAGGAAAAGGTCGGGCCGAGCTCCCGTTACATTCATCTGGGATGCACTTCTTCCGACATCGTCGACACGGCCAACGGGCTGCTCCTGACCCGTGCCGGGGTGATTATTTCCGAAGGCATCGACCGCATCCTTGAGGTGCTCAAGGGCCTTGCCTACAAGCATAAGGGCCTGATCTGCATGGGCCGGACCCACGGCATCCACGCCGAGCCCACCACCTACGGCCTGAAGTTCACCGGCTTCTACGCCGAGTTCGCCCGCCACAAGGTGCGTTTCGAGGCGGCCCGCGAGAACATCCGCGTGGGCAAGCTCTCCGGCGCGGTGGGCACTTTCGCCCACTCCGGTCCCGAGCTCGAAGAGCGCACCTGCGCCGCGCTCGGCCTTGCGCCGGACCCGCACTCCACCCAGATCGTGCAGCGCGACCGCTATGCCCAGTTCTTTACCTCCCTGGCCATGCTGGCCGGGGGCATCGAGCGGCTTGGCCTTGAGCTGCGCCACTTGCAGCGCACCGAGGTTTCCGAGGTCGAGGAAGGCTTCACCAAGGGCCAGAAGGGCTCCTCCGCCATGCCCCACAAGAAGAACCCCATTTCCGCCGAGAACCTCTGCGGCCTGGCCCGGTTGATCCGCTCTAACTCCCTTGCGGCCATGGAAAACCAGGCCCTGTGGCATGAGCGCGACATCTCCCATTCCTCCGTGGAGCGGGTCATCATGCCCGACACCACCGCGCTCATCGACTACATGCTGCACCGCATGGCCGGGGTTCTGGAACGGCTGGTGGTCAAGGAGGACGTCATCGAGCGGAACCTGCTCAGCTCCTTCGGCCTTTTCTATTCCCAGCGTGTCCTGAACAAGCTCATCGACACCGGCCTGAAGCGGCAGGAAGCCTACGAAATGGTGCAGCGCGTGGCCATGCGCTGCTGGGAAAACCGCGTCCAGTTCGAGGACGAGGTGCGTAACGACCCGGAAGTTAAGAAACATCTGGGTTCCAACGAACTTGACGAAGCTTTTGACCCTTCGTATTACAAACGCTATGAAGACGTGGTTTTCCATCGCGTCTTCGAGGGATAA
- a CDS encoding sigma-54-dependent transcriptional regulator, with translation MSAKPDIPTILVVDDDENILQVLEARLLSSGLSPLLADRAETALEMLADEPVDLIVSDVKMPGMGGRGLLKEVMENWPHIPIIMLTAHGTIPDAVGSIQDGAADYLTKPFDGKELVRRIRARLETRGEAAPGGAPGAKPAGRPSSRPAPKSGAHGLIGGQAPAMARFLERLDRVARSTATVLLFGESGTGKEMAARILHDASPRAGGPFVVVDCGSTQPTLLESELFGHVKGSFTHAVKDKKGLIEEADGGTLFLDEIGNISPEMQTRLLRFLQEGTIRRVGDNGERTVSCRVIAATNANLPKMVADGGFREDLYYRLKVVTLTIPPLRERREDIPALADGLLERLCARQERPRAKLSDAALRLLENHPWPGNVRELENTLEASLVFCDGETIGAEDLQLETPSPGSPHVSGESLSLEDNERETIIRALKAAGGVRKVAADRLGISRRAIHYKIKKYGIDGE, from the coding sequence ATGAGCGCGAAACCGGACATTCCGACCATACTCGTGGTCGACGACGACGAAAACATCCTGCAGGTGCTCGAAGCGCGCCTGCTTTCCTCCGGGCTGAGCCCGCTGCTGGCCGACCGGGCCGAGACCGCGCTGGAAATGCTGGCGGACGAGCCGGTGGACCTGATCGTCTCCGACGTGAAGATGCCCGGCATGGGCGGACGGGGGTTGCTCAAGGAAGTCATGGAAAACTGGCCGCACATCCCGATCATCATGCTCACGGCCCACGGGACCATCCCGGACGCCGTAGGGTCCATCCAGGATGGGGCTGCCGATTACCTGACCAAGCCGTTCGACGGCAAGGAGCTGGTCCGCCGAATCCGCGCCAGGCTCGAAACCCGCGGCGAGGCGGCTCCGGGCGGCGCGCCCGGCGCGAAGCCCGCTGGACGGCCCTCTTCCCGCCCCGCCCCCAAATCCGGCGCACACGGCCTGATCGGCGGACAGGCCCCGGCCATGGCCCGGTTTCTGGAACGGCTGGACAGGGTTGCCCGCTCAACGGCCACGGTCCTGCTCTTCGGCGAGTCGGGCACGGGCAAGGAGATGGCCGCGCGCATCCTGCACGACGCCAGTCCCCGTGCGGGCGGTCCCTTCGTGGTGGTGGACTGCGGGTCCACCCAGCCCACCCTGCTCGAAAGCGAACTTTTCGGCCACGTCAAAGGGTCCTTCACCCACGCGGTCAAAGACAAGAAGGGGCTCATCGAGGAAGCCGACGGCGGGACCCTGTTCCTCGACGAGATCGGCAACATCTCCCCGGAGATGCAGACCCGGCTGTTGCGCTTCCTCCAGGAAGGGACCATCCGAAGAGTGGGCGACAACGGAGAGCGGACCGTGTCCTGCCGGGTCATCGCCGCCACCAACGCGAACCTCCCGAAGATGGTCGCGGACGGCGGGTTCCGCGAAGACCTCTACTACCGCCTCAAGGTGGTTACGCTAACCATCCCTCCCCTGCGCGAACGGCGCGAGGACATCCCGGCCCTGGCGGACGGGCTTCTCGAACGCCTCTGCGCACGCCAGGAACGTCCCCGCGCGAAGCTCTCGGACGCGGCCCTGCGCCTGCTCGAGAATCATCCCTGGCCGGGCAACGTCCGGGAGTTGGAGAACACCCTGGAGGCGTCCCTGGTCTTCTGCGACGGGGAAACCATCGGAGCCGAAGATCTCCAGCTCGAAACGCCGTCCCCCGGCTCGCCGCATGTCTCCGGAGAAAGCCTCTCCCTGGAGGACAACGAGCGTGAAACGATCATCCGCGCCCTCAAGGCGGCGGGCGGAGTCAGAAAGGTCGCCGCAGACCGTCTGGGAATCAGCCGCCGGGCCATACATTACAAAATAAAAAAATACGGCATCGACGGAGAATAG
- a CDS encoding acylphosphatase, protein MLSYTCIVEGKVTGGNFQSWVQSTAQRLGLKGWVRNIADRKAEILLQGEAAMYAAFREHLKTEAPIVDKIEITCNSFDHDKTYDVFEIRG, encoded by the coding sequence ATGCTGAGCTACACTTGTATCGTCGAAGGCAAGGTCACGGGAGGCAATTTCCAATCCTGGGTTCAGAGCACCGCCCAACGCCTGGGACTCAAGGGCTGGGTACGGAACATAGCCGACCGCAAGGCCGAAATCCTGTTGCAGGGCGAGGCGGCGATGTACGCGGCCTTCCGCGAGCACCTCAAGACCGAGGCCCCCATCGTGGACAAGATCGAGATCACCTGCAACTCCTTCGACCACGACAAGACGTACGACGTATTTGAAATCCGGGGCTGA
- a CDS encoding FmdB family zinc ribbon protein, whose amino-acid sequence MPIYEYQCNSCHAVFEEWQSGFEEHEMRCPECGGESKKLISHSSFHLKGGGWYADGYGGTSAGNKPGEAQSPADSGGSETSAKPQAAPACPAKADTSSAGSAS is encoded by the coding sequence ATGCCCATCTACGAGTACCAATGCAATTCCTGCCACGCCGTGTTCGAGGAGTGGCAGTCCGGGTTCGAAGAACACGAAATGCGCTGTCCCGAGTGCGGGGGCGAGTCCAAGAAACTCATTTCCCACTCTTCCTTTCATCTGAAGGGAGGCGGTTGGTACGCCGACGGTTATGGCGGAACGAGCGCCGGGAACAAACCCGGCGAAGCGCAGTCGCCCGCCGACAGCGGCGGATCAGAGACCTCGGCCAAGCCGCAAGCGGCCCCGGCCTGTCCCGCCAAGGCGGATACATCGAGCGCAGGTTCAGCGTCCTAG
- a CDS encoding DUF885 family protein, whose translation MKPGIAKKFFAYLAKHYPVMCASGAFPLMPPVTDASKRLDRLDDLSRKGIPRHLASLESFRQTFLAEADKATDPLDKARAQALAMNAGGAIAELDGIRAWERAPELYLQVAFTGLEQAADLPAKNERARQKRFIARLKAVPALLAHATENVEAASAAGRANSQTMVRDCARYLTELSGTELGHAGRAPRFLADALASLREYDRFITSRPVIPDPDGPPFSYTAEHVLGTTRSVEELRDLAEADFDARLTSLKRLESSIGGGSWLELYEGYEGPPTDGLAPLDLIIREIHRLRSFVQNGPLSGVFADSGLRIEPQPRHMASGLRPIHHDPVLGAWENEPSRCYVSPQIFTGNRFRDTPAHLARIRREFPFLTAMQTYPGRHLLDSQRRALDDPILSQVTNPLFMAGWLAFSEHLLDELGYLETDLDRLVRHVRGLRRAALARIDCELASGNLDQDHCLAILDKAGFTREEGMAEAKLIRMAPGHRVMPILGLHELTELRREWRLDLPLFCKTLFAEGQLPLPCIARRHIR comes from the coding sequence ATGAAACCCGGAATCGCCAAAAAGTTCTTCGCCTACCTGGCAAAACACTATCCGGTAATGTGCGCCTCGGGCGCATTCCCGCTCATGCCGCCCGTGACGGACGCTTCCAAACGTCTCGACCGGCTGGACGATCTTTCCCGCAAGGGCATCCCCCGCCACCTGGCTTCCCTCGAATCCTTCCGCCAAACCTTCCTCGCCGAAGCGGACAAGGCCACGGACCCGCTGGACAAGGCGCGGGCGCAGGCCCTGGCCATGAACGCGGGCGGCGCCATCGCCGAGCTGGACGGCATCCGCGCCTGGGAACGGGCGCCGGAACTCTATCTCCAGGTGGCCTTCACGGGACTCGAACAGGCCGCCGACCTGCCCGCCAAGAACGAACGGGCCAGGCAGAAGCGATTCATCGCGCGGCTCAAGGCCGTTCCCGCCCTGCTCGCCCACGCCACTGAAAACGTCGAAGCCGCCAGCGCGGCTGGGCGGGCCAACTCCCAGACCATGGTCCGGGACTGCGCCCGCTACCTGACCGAACTGAGCGGCACGGAACTGGGCCACGCGGGCAGGGCCCCCCGTTTCCTGGCAGACGCCCTGGCCTCCCTGCGCGAATATGACCGTTTCATCACCTCCAGGCCCGTGATCCCCGACCCGGATGGACCGCCCTTCAGCTACACGGCTGAGCACGTCCTCGGCACGACCCGATCCGTGGAGGAGTTGCGCGACCTGGCCGAAGCCGATTTCGACGCCCGGCTGACCTCCCTCAAACGGCTGGAATCCTCGATCGGCGGCGGGTCTTGGCTGGAACTGTACGAAGGATACGAGGGCCCGCCGACTGACGGTCTCGCTCCCCTGGACCTGATTATCCGCGAGATACACCGGCTGCGCAGCTTCGTGCAGAACGGCCCTCTGTCCGGGGTCTTCGCCGATTCCGGCCTGCGCATAGAGCCACAACCCCGGCACATGGCGTCCGGCCTGCGGCCCATTCACCATGACCCCGTGCTCGGGGCCTGGGAAAACGAGCCGTCCCGCTGCTACGTCAGTCCTCAGATTTTTACCGGCAACAGATTCCGGGACACCCCCGCCCACCTGGCCCGCATTCGCCGCGAATTCCCCTTCCTTACGGCAATGCAGACATACCCTGGACGCCACCTGCTCGATTCCCAACGCCGCGCGCTCGACGACCCGATCCTCAGCCAGGTGACCAACCCCCTGTTCATGGCGGGCTGGCTGGCTTTCTCCGAGCATCTTCTCGATGAGCTGGGCTATCTGGAAACCGATCTGGACCGGCTGGTCCGCCATGTGCGCGGCCTGCGCCGGGCGGCCCTGGCCCGCATCGACTGTGAACTGGCTTCGGGCAACCTGGACCAGGACCACTGTCTGGCCATCCTGGACAAGGCTGGGTTCACCAGGGAGGAAGGAATGGCCGAGGCCAAGCTCATCCGCATGGCCCCCGGCCACAGGGTCATGCCCATTCTCGGCCTGCACGAGCTGACCGAACTGCGGCGCGAATGGCGGCTCGACCTACCGCTCTTCTGCAAGACCCTGTTCGCCGAAGGGCAATTGCCCCTGCCCTGCATCGCGCGCCGACACATCCGCTGA
- a CDS encoding HAMP domain-containing sensor histidine kinase codes for MPEARHLNIATKLTIWSCALIAVFFATSAYLFRQVRQDADIAALIVTENHALDSAIQRMLERLGNVQNNIRRYRILGGDQAAVSFIVEDLTRFGEILNETIREHPRYAEEWKELTSEYEITLDPANSPGDNLAPDDTVRDWTDILEQSLLDNQADLEARLTALRDAGRHAANVGMYGLAFCLIVGVGGSLLLAYTLNRSLTEVRRGIRELGEGAAPRDVRILSGDELGELALAFNAMAARLRREERMRADFIAMLSHEIRTPLTSVREAVDLIGSGAFGEVNEKQKRFLDIAEQESDRLSALLTRLLSVSRLEAQELELAPERMDAAELVASTLERMTPTAKAAHVALNADVEPKLAVRADPEHIRQVLTNLVGNAVKFSGRDGSVLVSAVRRDGEAVFSVADDGPGIPHDEQERIFLKYYREPGVRESIDGAGLGLAISQRIVLAHGGRIWVESEPGRGSVFFFTLPATS; via the coding sequence ATGCCCGAGGCCCGCCACCTGAATATCGCAACCAAGCTGACCATCTGGTCATGCGCCCTGATCGCGGTGTTCTTCGCCACCTCGGCCTACCTCTTCCGCCAGGTCAGGCAGGACGCCGACATCGCCGCCCTCATCGTCACCGAAAACCACGCCTTGGACTCGGCCATACAGCGCATGCTCGAACGCCTCGGCAACGTGCAGAACAACATCCGCCGCTACCGCATCCTGGGCGGCGACCAGGCGGCGGTGAGCTTCATCGTCGAAGACCTGACCCGGTTCGGGGAAATCCTCAACGAGACCATCCGGGAACATCCCCGGTACGCCGAAGAATGGAAGGAGCTGACCTCGGAATACGAGATCACCCTGGACCCGGCCAATTCCCCGGGGGACAACCTGGCCCCCGACGACACGGTCCGCGACTGGACCGACATCCTCGAACAATCCCTGCTGGACAACCAGGCCGACCTCGAAGCGCGGTTGACCGCCCTGCGCGACGCGGGCCGTCACGCCGCGAACGTGGGCATGTACGGGCTGGCCTTCTGCCTGATCGTGGGCGTGGGGGGCAGCCTGCTGCTGGCCTATACCCTGAACCGCTCCCTGACCGAGGTGCGTCGCGGCATCCGCGAACTCGGCGAGGGAGCCGCTCCACGGGACGTGCGCATCCTGTCGGGCGACGAACTGGGGGAGCTGGCCCTGGCCTTCAACGCCATGGCCGCGCGACTCAGACGCGAAGAGCGTATGCGCGCCGACTTCATAGCCATGCTCTCCCACGAGATACGCACCCCGCTGACTTCGGTGCGCGAGGCCGTGGACCTCATCGGGTCCGGCGCCTTCGGCGAGGTCAACGAAAAGCAGAAGCGGTTCCTGGACATCGCCGAGCAGGAGTCCGACCGGCTGTCCGCCCTGCTGACCAGGCTCCTCTCGGTCTCGCGCCTGGAGGCCCAAGAACTGGAACTCGCCCCGGAGCGCATGGACGCGGCGGAATTGGTGGCATCCACCCTGGAACGGATGACGCCCACGGCCAAGGCGGCCCATGTGGCCCTGAATGCGGATGTCGAGCCAAAACTCGCCGTCCGGGCCGATCCAGAGCACATCCGCCAGGTGTTGACCAATCTGGTGGGCAACGCCGTGAAGTTCTCCGGCCGGGATGGATCGGTCCTGGTGAGCGCCGTCCGCAGGGACGGGGAAGCGGTCTTCAGCGTCGCGGACGACGGGCCGGGCATCCCGCATGACGAACAGGAGCGCATTTTTCTCAAATACTACCGCGAACCCGGCGTGAGGGAGAGCATCGACGGGGCCGGGCTGGGCCTGGCCATCTCGCAACGCATCGTCCTGGCCCACGGGGGCCGCATCTGGGTCGAGAGCGAACCGGGCCGGGGTTCCGTCTTTTTCTTCACACTGCCCGCCACTTCCTGA
- a CDS encoding response regulator transcription factor: MAKKILIVDDEVHIKMLLEQTLEELEDEFEVDLYTASDGEEGLEFIRSKRPDLVFLDIMMPKMNGYEVCRIIKDDASLADVKIILLTAKGQEVDRKQGLELGAMMYMTKPFDPDEILRVSKELLEL, translated from the coding sequence ATGGCCAAGAAGATCCTCATTGTTGATGACGAGGTTCACATCAAGATGCTGCTTGAGCAGACGCTTGAGGAGCTTGAGGACGAATTTGAAGTTGACCTGTACACCGCCTCCGATGGGGAGGAGGGCCTGGAGTTCATCCGCAGCAAACGCCCCGATCTGGTCTTTCTCGATATCATGATGCCCAAGATGAACGGTTACGAGGTTTGCCGCATCATCAAGGACGACGCCTCCCTCGCCGATGTGAAGATCATTCTGCTCACGGCCAAGGGACAGGAAGTTGACCGCAAACAGGGGTTGGAACTCGGCGCCATGATGTACATGACCAAGCCGTTCGATCCCGACGAGATTCTGCGGGTATCCAAGGAGCTCCTCGAATTGTAG
- a CDS encoding chemotaxis protein, whose product MSETKILLESGTNELEIVEFYLDEMRAKGGYRGYYGINVAKVLEIIQMPELTEMPEAPHESVLGAFTLRNEVIPLIDLTGWLGKTRAENEPPKVIVTQFNRTKSAFLVSGVTRIHRIGWQEVEAPTNYVSALTVNSITGVVKISGRITFILDMEKICMDLNPEGEPDLDPSHAVRETIAHKEYRVLLADDSAMARKMIANILTSAGFKVQTVENGEMALQYLLKAKAKAAEENCSLDRFVNLVVTDIEMPSMDGHTLTRRIKEDASLRSLPVILCSSIITETLHHKGMAVGADAQISKAELSELAPRAMKLLETQAD is encoded by the coding sequence ATGAGCGAAACCAAGATCCTGTTGGAGTCGGGCACCAATGAGCTCGAAATCGTCGAATTCTATCTCGACGAAATGCGCGCGAAAGGCGGCTACCGGGGGTATTACGGCATCAACGTCGCCAAGGTCCTGGAAATCATCCAGATGCCCGAGCTGACCGAGATGCCCGAAGCGCCCCACGAATCCGTGCTCGGCGCGTTCACTCTCCGCAACGAGGTCATTCCGCTCATCGACCTGACGGGATGGCTGGGCAAGACCCGCGCGGAGAACGAGCCGCCCAAGGTCATCGTCACCCAGTTCAACCGCACCAAGAGCGCGTTCCTGGTTTCGGGCGTGACCCGCATCCACCGCATAGGCTGGCAGGAGGTGGAGGCCCCCACCAACTACGTCTCGGCCCTGACGGTCAATTCCATCACCGGCGTGGTCAAGATTTCCGGGCGGATCACCTTCATCCTGGACATGGAAAAGATTTGCATGGACCTCAACCCCGAGGGCGAGCCGGACCTGGATCCCTCCCACGCCGTCAGGGAGACCATAGCCCACAAGGAATACCGGGTGCTCCTGGCCGACGATTCCGCCATGGCGCGCAAGATGATCGCCAACATTCTGACCTCGGCCGGTTTCAAGGTCCAGACGGTGGAAAACGGCGAAATGGCCCTGCAATACCTGCTCAAGGCCAAGGCCAAGGCGGCCGAGGAGAATTGCTCCCTGGACCGGTTCGTGAACCTGGTGGTCACGGACATCGAAATGCCTTCCATGGACGGGCACACCCTGACCCGGCGCATCAAGGAAGACGCAAGCCTCAGAAGCCTGCCGGTCATCCTCTGTTCTTCCATCATCACCGAGACCCTGCATCACAAAGGCATGGCCGTCGGGGCCGATGCGCAGATTTCCAAAGCTGAACTGAGCGAACTCGCCCCCCGGGCGATGAAACTGCTCGAAACCCAGGCCGACTAG
- the pyrE gene encoding orotate phosphoribosyltransferase produces the protein MTELKSRLARLLLKLSYKEGDFTLTSGKKSDYYFDCKQTALNAEGGYLIGRLFVEMLKNYEVQGVGGMTLGADPLVSAVTVVSFLEGRPLPGFIIRKKAKGHGTNQYLEGLANFSEGDRVVLLEDVCTTGGTLITAAERVRDAGLEIAGVLAVLDREEGGRERLKEAGLELDAIFTRQELLAAGK, from the coding sequence ATGACGGAACTCAAATCGCGGCTGGCAAGGCTTCTGCTCAAGCTCTCCTACAAGGAAGGCGATTTCACGCTGACTTCGGGAAAGAAGAGCGACTATTACTTCGACTGCAAGCAGACCGCGCTCAATGCCGAGGGCGGCTACCTCATCGGGCGGCTCTTCGTGGAGATGCTCAAGAACTACGAGGTGCAGGGCGTGGGCGGCATGACTCTCGGGGCGGACCCGCTGGTCTCCGCAGTGACCGTGGTGTCCTTCCTGGAAGGACGGCCGCTGCCCGGTTTCATCATCCGCAAGAAGGCCAAGGGTCATGGCACCAACCAGTACCTTGAGGGATTGGCCAACTTCAGCGAGGGCGACCGGGTCGTCCTGCTGGAGGACGTCTGCACCACCGGCGGCACGCTCATAACCGCCGCCGAGCGCGTGCGCGATGCCGGGCTCGAGATTGCAGGCGTGCTGGCCGTCCTCGATCGCGAGGAAGGCGGCCGTGAGCGGCTGAAGGAGGCCGGGCTGGAGCTCGACGCCATCTTCACCCGCCAGGAATTGCTGGCTGCGGGGAAATAG